ATCGCCGCAGAAACATCGATAATTTGCGGGCGTCTCTACAGGGCCCCGACAAAACAAAACCTCCCCTGAGGGAGGACAGACAGATTCAGAGAATGGCCGAGCTGCCGAAGGATTTTACATCCTAAAGGCGGTTCGGCCATTATTTTTTGTGGGATTTCTCAACCCCTCCCCCTTTTCTCCCTTCTTCGCGGAAAAAAAACGGTCACTTTTAACCACTTGGAGGATGAACTGCTCCAAACCCCGCCTTAGGCGGAAAAGCGGACCAGATTTTTAAGTTCCGCAGTGCGGTACTAAATACCGTTTTTATGCCAATTATGACCGTTAAAATCTACCATGCGGAAAAATAATCCAATTAAGTATTGACATGCCTCTTTTTGTGGAGTACTCATGGAATTAAACGATGTTTGAAAAGCGCCTTCGCGGAGACGGCACACGCCCCTGGCTGCAGAACTGACGAAAGGCGATGTGTCACGAGTCTTTTAAACGTTTATGAAAGGGAGACCAAGATGCAATTCGGACTGACCGACGAACAGAAGATGATGCAGGAAATGGCCCGGGATTTCGCCCAGAAGGAAATCCTCCCCACCCTCAAGGAGGATGAGGCCAACCATAATTACCGCCCCGAGCGGGTCAAGAAGATGGCCGATCTGGGCTTTTTCGGCTGCGCCCTGCCCGAGGAGTACGGC
This genomic interval from Desulfuromonas sp. TF contains the following:
- a CDS encoding acyl-CoA dehydrogenase family protein translates to MQFGLTDEQKMMQEMARDFAQKEILPTLKEDEANHNYRPERVKKMADLGFFGCALPEEYG